In the genome of Palaemon carinicauda isolate YSFRI2023 chromosome 15, ASM3689809v2, whole genome shotgun sequence, one region contains:
- the LOC137654273 gene encoding techylectin-5A-like, with amino-acid sequence MVMMMDQYAWVRILLLLLVTISANANHMPSLLPYEMNLSRNLRQAFDVLPDDGMGDEESGMETTPDDDISHAYLEAKEELLSKIKTLEKANRELKLANSVIDTTWSDDKMANTRPVDCADHLVMGANRSGIYEIYPFTCLCRKPLRVYCDMETDGGGWTVFLTRQSADVPLSFNKSWDEYEAGFGDGLGEFWIGNRHLHTMTSSREYALRMDTHLASGDVKFAIWNFFRVSSEVERFKLTLTEYSGESTTRSNCLPNIDGLFFTTYDRDYDETSGNCAITQGGGFWHYRCSNPIHPTATKDEGIVSNCFNNQQDSVAFLQLKIRPVICGSSVKTVFLNNKKCKNCH; translated from the exons ATGGTAATGATGATGGACCAATATGCATGGGTTAGGATCTTACTTCTTCTACTGGTGACCATCAGTGCAAACGCAAACCATATGCCATCACTTCTACCGTATGAG ATGAATCTATCTCGTAATTTGCGACAAGCATTTGACGTCCTTCCCGACGATGGAATGGGAGATGAGGAGAGTGGCATGGAAACAACGCCAGATGACGACATCAGTCATGCATATCTCGAGGCGAAGGAAGAGCTCCTTTCTAAAATTAAAACCCTCGAGAAAGCTAATCGGGAGCTCAAGCTGGCAAACAG CGTGATCGACACCACTTGGAGTGATGATAAAATGGCAAACACTAG ACCAGTTGATTGTGCAGACCACTTGGTAATGGGTGCCAACAGGAGTGGAATCTACGAGATCTACCCTTTCAC GTGTTTGTGCAGAAAACCTTTACGTGTATACTGTGACATGGAAACCGATGGTGGAGGATGGACTGTATTCCTGACCAGACAATCAGCCGATGTACCTCTGAGCTTCAACAAGTCCTGGGATGAATATGAAGCTGGATTTGGTGACGGTTTGGGAGAATTTTGGATTG GTAATAGACATCTCCACACGATGACCTCTAGCAGGGAATACGCCCTCCGTATGGACACGCATCTTGCTTCCGGTGACGTCAAATTTGCAATTTGGAATTTCTTCAGAGTTTCCAGTGAGGTCGAAAG ATTTAAACTTACTTTAACTGAATACTCAGGTGAAAGTACCACAAGATCCAACTGTCTCCCGAACATAGATGGGCTGTTCTTTACCACTTACGACCGGGACTATGATGAAACGTCAG GAAACTGTGCGATCACGCAAGGAGGCGGATTTTGGCACTACAGATGCAGTAACCCAATCCATCCAACTGCCACCAAGGATGAAGGAATCGTCAGCAACTGCTTCAACAACCAGCAAGACTCAGTCGCATTCCTACAGCTGAAGATCCGTCCTGTCATCTGTGGCTCATCTGTCAAGACTGTTTTTCTTAATAACAAGAAGTGTAAAAATTGCCATTAA